In Glycine max cultivar Williams 82 chromosome 7, Glycine_max_v4.0, whole genome shotgun sequence, a single window of DNA contains:
- the LOC100807087 gene encoding uncharacterized protein isoform X1, producing MEVELEPRVKALPFKVKAMSRESPSQKALHVLDTDLRTHWSTATNTKEWILLELDEPCLLSHIRIYNKSVLEWEIVVGLRYKPETFQKVRPRCEAPRRDMIYPTNYTPCRYVRISCLRGNPIAIFFVQLIGVSVAGLEPEFQPVVNYLLPNILSHKQDPHDIHLQLLQDMTSRLLVFLPQLETDLSSFPDSPESNLRFLAMLAGPLYPILHVVNERTTSKPPGNITDLDVSKSSQLSPTLTVSSNFEPRRSRSASPLILSAYRAIVFRADAIFVLLRKAYKDSDLGSVCRMASRIMQKLINPDTEQDVSKPQDEVTSPLEDKSNSELSSSFTLVDYSNLLGEEFQMPYEQCDCSYLNILDIGAVEEGTLHVLYSCASQPVLCSKLAERSSDFWAALPLVQALLPALRPWVSNSFDVVDDTFSQWKQPIVQQALSQIVATATSAAYRSLVHACAGYLSSYSPSHARAACVLIDLCSGVLAPCMTQVIAKVDLALELLEDLLGIIHDAHNSLVRARAALKYIVLALSGHMDDILGKYKEVKHKILFLVEMLEPFLDPAIAVSKSKIAFGDLASLFPEKQEHNCTIALNIIHTAVRKPAVLPCLESEWRHGSVAPSVLLSILEPHMLLPPDVDLCKSVLRPTDHETASISPLSSGISGGGDFSKSNGQDESIGKTDVSETAGKSDFVEDRNLLFAPPELQSMTLTDFSNIPNQNSSVSNIGDMSLEPKHVAEKHASHHFPTSILDAGLGFEYFNLQADYFQLLNYNDCELRASEFRRLALDLHSHNDVSVESHDAAIDALLLAAECYVNPYFMLSIGASSKLTDLLNVNEFKAVQSHDKVKVKRASGKNKPNLETIAHIERKRDKLVFQMLLEAAELDRKYHLQVSNGEDEAYSAEGFDEQVIKLSPLDVQYADALTLVRQNQALLCKFLIKRLQGDQISMHEILLQSLVYILHTGTKLYCPPEHVIDIILKYAEDLNKLLASFHHQLKEGSLHLTKQRMHGVERRWLLLQRLVIAASGAGEEQTFGTNVQNNYLCGNLIPSSAWMQRISHFSGSSYPLVRFLGWMAISHNAKQYMKDRIFLASDLSHLTYLLSIFADDLAVVDGVVDKKYEEVKIEDSRLEHSSSAKREFERGNQCDEERSFCAIYPELWKFFPNMKRQFKSFGEAILEAVGLQLRSVSSILVPDVLCWFSELCLWPFSFASSIGSDNLKGYNAKNARAIILYILEAIIVEHMEAMVPETPKLVQVLVSLSSSTYCDVSFLDSVLRLLKPIISYSLSKISHDEKLLDGDSCLNFEELCFNILFMKLKQKSEFEHSSEDKEYNTALPIFILASIFPDLSIRYRREFLQSLLKPANFAAFAPTTSFFDYLSAFQCVMDNCKLLLVNALTEFGVIPLRLPPYPHANGAGLSDDNLKPNPWFLSDVCCTSCENDVHNVESNNSDVGHCHLPSDDLEGFCKDIEGLILELNPAIERCWNLHHQISRKLTIAFAECFVFSKCLTSVSQKFHKAEDDDQNSSPTKSSDIFTLHWRFGLQGLCELIVMLQESSCWEVSCLMLDCLLGVPDSFCLDGVVGIICSTIKNVSCSAPRISWRLQIDKWLSSLISRGIYNSQESEVSLIDLFCTLLAHAEPEQRIVAVKHLGILLGQCTNGERAEMNSKICTDFIRNKLVLSIPNYVLSRLVSSTWDEVVVLASSDLSLQIRIHAMALLSNYIPFAEHHHLQSFLVAADSICCLCNAQPSQEGPILQLSLALIAYACLYSPAEDISLIPQKVWENVETLGSTKHDGKLGDLAKKTCQVLCRLRDEGDEAKEALKEVLSQNSSKQYDPDFSNTRQSVVQVLGNLTAVHSYFDLFSRKIDQDDMELEEAELELDIIQKEHALQGRMEDSKDWNQIPGLPSYKKDVSRLQQIRECIRSLEKSKLKEDIIARRQKKLLMRHARQKHLEEASLREADLLQELDRERTAEMEKELERQRLLEIERAKTKELRHNLDMEKERQTQRELQREIEQAESGLRPSRRDFPSSTHTSRPRDRFRERENGRSGNEGSTRAGSGSLQPEIPSTSSSMAPSPTIVLSGSRTFSGQPPTILQSRDRQDDTGSMYEENVDGSKGSGDTSSIGDPELVSAFDGQSGGYGSQRHSSRGSKSRQLGERRDRDSRREGKWERKHS from the exons GACAACTTCAAAACCTCCAGGCAATATCACTGACCTTGATGTCTCCAAAAGTAGTCAACTGTCACCAACCCTAACTGTTTCCTCTAACTTTGAG CCAAGGAGATCACGAAGTGCATCACCTTTAATTTTATCTGCATACCGTGCCATAGTTTTTAGGGCAGATGCAATTTTTGTGCTTCTGAGAAAGGCATATAAAGATTCTGATCTGGGCTCTGTATGTAGAATG GCATCTAGAATTATGCAGAAGCTAATAAATCCAGATACTGAGCAAGATGTATCAAAACCTCAAGATGAAGTAACATCTCCTTTGGAAGATAAATCAAATTCGGAACTGTCTAGTTCTTTCACTTTAGTTGATTATTCAAACCTGTTGGGTGAGGAGTTCCAGATGCCATATGAGCAGTGCGATTGCAGCTATCTTAATATATTAGATATTGGGGCTGTGGAAGAAGGAACCTTACATGTTCTTTATTCTTGTGCATCACAG CCTGTTCTTTGCAGCAAGTTGGCAGAGAGATCTTCAGATTTTTGGGCTGCACTGCCACTTGTACAAGCTCTGCTGCCAG CCCTACGCCCATGGGTGAGCAATTCTTTTGATGTTGTTGACGACACTTTCTCTCAGTGGAAGCAACCTATTGTACAACAGGCTTTATCTCAG ATTGTTGCTACAGCAACATCAGCCGCATATCGTTCGCTTGTTCATGCTTGTGCTGGTTATCTGTCTTCATACTCACCATCTCAT GCTAGGGCTGCATGTGTACTGATTGATCTGTGTTCTGGTGTGCTGGCACCGTGCATGACTCAAGTGATTGCGAAG GTCGATCTTGCTCTGGAGCTTTTGGAGGATCTTTTGGGCATAATCCAT GATGCTCACAATTcacttgttcgtgctcgtgctgCCTTGAAATATATTGTGCTAGCTTTATCTGGGCATATGGATGACATACTTGGAAAATATAAG GAAGTCAAACACAAAATCCTCTTTCTTGTGGAGATGCTGGAACCTTTTCTTGATCCTGCCATTGCTGTATCAAAAAGCAAAATTGCTTTTGGAGATTTAGCTTCTTTGTTTCCAGAAAAGCAGGAACATAATTGCACAATTGCTCTAAATATCATCCATACTGCTGTACGAAAGCCAGCTGTGCTGCCTTGTTTGGAATCAGAATGGAGGCATGGATCTGTGGCTCCTAG CGTGCTTCTCTCAATATTGGAACCACACATGTTATTGCCACCTGATGTTGACCTCTGCAAGTCAGTTTTAAGACCAACCGATCATGAAACTGCATCTATTTCACCTCTTTCCTCTGGCATTAGTGGTGGAGGTGATTTTTCCAAGTCAAATGGTCAAGATGAGTCTATTGGAAAAACAGATGTTTCAGAAACAGCAGGAAAATCTGATTTTGTTGAAGATCGTAATCTACTTTTTGCCCCACCAGAACTGCAGAGTATGACATTGACAGATTTCTCTAATATTCCTAATCAAAATAGCTCTGTTTCTAACATTGGGGATATGAGCTTGGAACCCAAACATGTGGCTGAGAAACATGCCAGCCATCATTTTCCTACTAGTATCTTGGATGCTGGCCTTGGTTTTGAATACTTCAACCTGCAGGCAGATTATTTTCAACTATTAAACTACAATGATTGTGAACTTCGTGCTTCTGAGTTTAGACGCCTGGCTTTAGATTTGCATTCTCATAATGATGTCTCTGTTGAAAGCCATGATGCTGCAATTGATGCTCTGCTGTTAGCAGCAGAATGTTATGTAAATCCTTATTTTATGTTGTCTATTGGAGCCTCTTCAAAACTGACGGACCTCTTGAATGTTAATGAATTTAAAGCGGTGCAGTCTCATGATAAAGTTAAGGTAAAAAGGGCTTCTGGAAAGAATAAACCTAATTTAGAAACTATTGCACATATAGAAAGAAAACGAGATAAACTTGTTTTTCAAATGCTACTTGAGGCTGCAGAATTGGACAGGAAATATCATTTACAAGTATCTAATGGGGAAGATGAGGCTTATTCTGCTGAAGGTTTTGATGAACAGGTTATAAAGCTATCTCCCCTTGATGTACAATATGCAGATGCTCTAACCTTGGTTCGACAAAACCAAGCCCTGCTGTGTAAATTTTTGATCAAACGGTTGCAGGGAGACCAAATCTCAATGCATGAAATTCTCCTACAGAGTCTTGTGTACATTTTACACACAGGCACCAAGTTATATTGTCCTCCAGAACATGTGAttgatatcattttaaaatatgctGAAGACTTGAACAAGTTGCTGGCATCTTTTCATCACCAGCTGAAGGAAGGTAGTTTGCATTTGACAAAACAAAGAATGCATGGGGTAGAGCGACGTTGGTTACTGCTACAAAGATTGGTAATTGCTGCAAGTGGTGCAGGTGAAGAACAAACTTTTGGAACTAATGTCCAAAATAATTACCTCTGTGGAAATTTAATTCCTTCTTCAGCATGGATGCAGAGAATTTCTCATTTTTCTGGTTCTTCATACCCTTTGGTTCGATTTCTTGGTTGGATGGCAATATCTCATAATGCAAAACAGTATATGAAGGACCGCATTTTCCTTGCATCTGATCTGTCTCATCTGACATATTTACTTTCTATTTTTGCTGATGACCTAGCTGTTGTTGATGGTGTTGTCGATAAAAAGTATGAAGAGGTAAAAATTGAAGATTCACGGCTTGAACACAGTTCTTCTGCTAAGAGGGAATTTGAGCGAGGTAATCAATGTGATGAGGAACGATCTTTTTGTGCAATATATCCTGAACTCTGGAAGTTCTTTCCTAATATGAAAAGGCAATTCAAATCTTTTGGAGAAGCCATTTTAGAGGCTGTTGGTTTGCAGCTGAGATCTGTTTCTTCGATTCTGGTGCCTGATGTTTTGTGCTGGTTTTCTGAGTTGTGTTTGTGGCCATTTTCTTTTGCATCTTCAATTGGAAGTGATAATTTAAAAGGCTATAATGCAAAGAATGCCAGAGCAATAATCCTTTACATACTTGAAGCTATTATAGTTGAACACATGGAAGCTATGGTTCCTGAGACTCCTAAACTAGTGCAAGTGCTTGTGTCACTCTCAAGTTCTACATACTGTGATGTGTCATTTCTTGACTCAGTTTTGCGTTTGTTGAAGCCTATCATTTCTTATTCTTTGTCTAAGATCTCTCATGATGAAAAGCTATTGGATGGTGATTCTTGTCTTAACTTTGAGGAGTTGTGCTTTAACATTCTTTTCATGAAACTGAAACAAAAGAGTGAGTTTGAACATAGTTCTGAAGATAAAGAATACAATACAGCGCtgcctatttttattttggcttCAATTTTTCCTGATTTATCCATCCGATATAGGAGGGAGTTTTTGCAGTCTTTATTGAAACCGGCAAACTTTGCTGCTTTTGCCCCAACAACTTCTTTCTTTGATTATCTCAGTGCATTTCAATGTGTTATGGATAATTGCAAATTACTATTAGTGAATGCATTAACAGAATTTGGTGTGATTCCTCTTCGGCTGCCTCCTTATCCTCATGCAAATGGTGCTGGACTTTCTGATGATAACTTGAAACCAAATCCATGGTTTCTTAGTGATGTCTGTTGCACTTCATGTGAGAATGATGTTCATAATGTAGAAAGTAACAACTCTGATGTTGGTCATTGTCATTTACCTTCTGATGATTTAGAAGGCTTTTGTAAGGACATAGAGGGTCTCATTTTAGAACTTAATCCAGCTATTGAGCGCTGTTGGAATCTTCATCATCAGATAAGTAGAAAACTAACGATAGCATTTGCcgaatgttttgttttttcaaaatgtttGACATCAGTTTCTCAAAAATTTCATAAAGCTGAAGATGACGATCAAAATTCTTCACCAACTAAATCATCTGACATATTCACACTTCATTGGAGATTTGGTCTTCAAGGCCTTTGTGAATTGATCGTTATGCTTCAAGAAAGCAGTTGCTGGGAAGTTTCTTGCTTGATGCTTGATTGTTTACTTGGAGTACCCGATAGTTTTTGCCTGGATGGTGTGGTAGGCATAATATGTTCCACAATAAAGAATGTTTCTTGCAGTGCACCAAGAATATCTTGGCGTTTGCAGATTGATAAGTGGTTATCTTCTTTAATCTCTAGAGGCATCTATAACAGTCAAGAAAGTGAGGTTTCTCTGATAGATCTATTTTGTACTCTGCTAGCCCATGCTGAACCGGAGCAACGTATTGTAGCAGTTAAGCATTTGGGAATACTTCTTGGTCAATGTACAAATGGAGAAAGAGCTGAGATGAATTCTAAAATTTGCACTGACTTCATTCGAAATAAGTTAGTTTTATCCATTCCTAATTATGTTCTTTCTCGTCTGGTTTCTAGTACTTGGGATGAAGTTGTTGTGCTGGCATCATCTGATTTGTCATTACAAATAAGGATTCATGCAATGGCACTTCTGTCAAATTACATTCCGTTTGCTGAGCACCATCACTTGCAATCTTTTCTTGTGGCAGCTGATAGCATTTGTTGTTTGTGTAATGCACAACCATCACAAGAGGGTCCTATCCTGCAACTTTCATTAGCACTTATTGCTTATGCTTGCTTGTACTCACCAGCTGAAGATATTTCTTTGATTCCTCAAAAAGTATGGGAAAATGTTGAAACTTTAGGGTCAACAAAACATG ATGGCAAGCTTGGAGACCTCGCAAAGAAGACTTGTCAAGTCCTGTGTAGATTGAgggatgaaggagatgaggccAAAGAG GCCCTGAAAGAAGTACTTTCTCAGAATTCTTCAAAGCAGTATGACCCGGACTTTTCTAATACTCGTCAATCTGTTGTCCAG GTCCTTGGCAACTTAACTGCAGTTCACTCATACTTTGATTTATTCTCAAGGAAAATTGACCAAGATGATATG GAGCTTGAGGAGGCTGAGTTGGAGCTAGACATAATTCAGAAGGAACATGCATTACAAGGACGAATGGAGGATTCCAAAGATTGGAATCAGATTCCAGGTCTTCCTT CCTACAAAAAGGATGTCTCAAGGCTTCAGCAAATCAGAGAGTGCATTCGTTCCTT AGAAAAGTCCAAACTTAAAGAAGATATCATAGCCCGTAGGCAAAAGAAACTACTCATGAGACATGCCCGTCAAAAACATTTGGAAGAAGCATCTTTACGGGAGGCAGATCTTCTGCAAGAACTTGATAG GGAGAGAACAGCTGAAATGGAAAAAGAGCTGGAAAGACAAAGATTGCTAGAAATAGAGCGTGCTAAAACAAAGGAACTGCGTCACAATCTTGATATGGAGAAGGAGAGGCAAACACAG AGAGAACTTCAGCGTGAAATAGAGCAAGCAGAATCAGGACTTCGACCATCTCGGCGTGATTTTCCATCCTCCACTCACACTAG TCGACCTAGGGATAGATTCcgtgaaagagaaaatggaagATCTGGTAATGAAGGGAGCACTAGAGCTGGCAGTGGAAGCTTACAGCCTGAAATTCCTTCCACCAGTTCATCAATGGCACCCTCACCAACTATAGTTCTTTCTGGATCTCGAACGTTCTCAGGACAGCCGCCTACTATCTTACAGTCACGTGACCGACAGGATGACACTGGCAGCATGTATGAAGAAAATGTCGATGGAAGCAAGGGTTCAGGGGATACCAGCAGCATCGGAGATCCAGAACTAGTATCAGCATTTGATGGCCAGTCTGGTGGATATGGCTCTCAAAGGCATAGTTCAAGAGGAAGCAAGTCAAGGCAACTTGGAGAACGTAGAGACAGAGACAGCAGACGTGAAGGGAAGTGGGAAAGGAAACATTCATAG